The Mycobacterium paragordonae genome includes a region encoding these proteins:
- a CDS encoding AAA family ATPase gives MEFAITAERSADAMPEVTFPFLDVRETHTGVVVLAGDRAYKAKKPVLTDFVDFRTTEQREHACRREVELNRRLSPEAYLGVAHLSDPAGGAAEPIVVMRRYRDQDRLAFLLSHKTSGECERLLDTIAAVLTQFHDGAERSPLISAQGEAGAVDQRWRANLRELHQFTAIPGVTQEVIARIERLAAEYIAGRGHLFASRIDEDSIVDGHGDLLADDIFFVDGHPALLDCLEFDDQLRHLDRIDDAAFLAMDLEFLGRKDLGDHFLASYVALTGDTAPSSLRHFYVAYRAGVRAKVDCVRFGQGRPESADDAARHLAIAAEHLAAGAVRLALIGGNPGSGKSTVARGLAEQVGAQVISTDDVRRELRESGAISGSPGVLDSGLYSPDNVAAVYETVLRRARIHLSEGHSVILDGTWQDPGLRAQAHRMAGETRSRMVEIICAVPVETTAGRIEHRAPGNSDATPDIAAALAARRDAWESAYRMDTSQPLETSVAQAVKAWRRVTDVDL, from the coding sequence ATGGAGTTTGCGATCACCGCCGAACGGTCAGCCGATGCGATGCCTGAAGTGACGTTCCCTTTCCTGGACGTGCGAGAAACCCACACCGGTGTGGTGGTGCTGGCCGGAGACCGGGCCTACAAGGCCAAGAAACCGGTGCTCACCGATTTCGTCGACTTCCGCACCACCGAGCAGCGCGAGCACGCCTGCCGGCGGGAGGTCGAGCTGAACCGCCGGCTGTCGCCGGAGGCATACCTCGGGGTGGCCCACCTGTCAGATCCGGCCGGCGGCGCCGCCGAGCCGATCGTGGTCATGCGCCGCTACCGCGACCAGGATCGGCTGGCATTTCTGCTCAGCCACAAGACGTCTGGTGAATGCGAGCGCCTACTGGACACCATCGCCGCCGTGCTGACGCAGTTCCACGACGGAGCCGAGCGCAGCCCGTTGATCAGCGCCCAGGGCGAGGCCGGCGCGGTCGACCAACGCTGGCGGGCCAACCTCAGGGAACTGCACCAGTTCACCGCGATTCCCGGTGTGACACAGGAAGTCATCGCACGCATCGAGCGTCTTGCCGCGGAGTACATCGCCGGACGGGGGCACCTGTTCGCAAGCCGCATCGACGAGGACAGCATCGTCGACGGCCACGGGGATCTGCTCGCAGACGACATCTTCTTCGTCGACGGCCACCCCGCCCTGCTGGACTGCCTCGAGTTCGATGACCAACTGCGTCATCTCGACCGCATCGATGACGCCGCCTTCCTGGCCATGGACCTGGAATTCCTGGGACGCAAGGACCTTGGCGACCACTTCCTGGCGAGCTACGTCGCGCTGACCGGCGATACGGCGCCGTCATCGCTGCGGCACTTCTACGTCGCCTACCGTGCGGGGGTACGCGCCAAGGTCGATTGCGTGCGGTTCGGGCAGGGCAGGCCGGAGTCCGCCGACGATGCCGCCCGGCACCTCGCAATCGCTGCGGAGCACCTGGCCGCCGGCGCGGTTCGGTTGGCGCTGATCGGCGGGAATCCCGGCAGCGGCAAGTCGACTGTGGCCCGCGGGCTCGCCGAACAGGTGGGCGCGCAGGTCATCTCGACCGACGATGTCCGACGGGAGCTGCGCGAGTCGGGCGCCATCTCCGGGAGTCCGGGAGTGCTGGACTCCGGTCTCTACAGTCCCGACAACGTCGCCGCCGTCTATGAAACGGTGTTGCGCCGGGCCCGTATCCATCTGAGCGAGGGGCATTCGGTGATCCTCGACGGAACCTGGCAGGACCCGGGTCTGCGCGCACAGGCGCACCGGATGGCCGGCGAAACCCGTTCGCGGATGGTCGAAATCATCTGCGCCGTACCGGTGGAGACAACCGCCGGCCGCATCGAGCACCGCGCGCCGGGCAACTCCGATGCGACCCCCGACATCGCTGCGGCGCTGGCCGCCCGCCGGGACGCCTGGGAGTCGGCGTACCGGATGGACACCTCCCAGCCCCTCGAAACCTCCGTGGCACAGGCAGTCAAGGCCTGGCGCCGCGTGACCGACGTCGATCTCTAG
- a CDS encoding universal stress protein produces the protein MDALAERRGILVGVDGSEPSNAAVVWAAREAAMRHVPLTLIHMVNAAVPMYPEMPLSMGMGIWRDEDGRRVLQHAVKVAEDIVGSARPVLISTELKCSPPVPTLVQLSADAEMLVVGSHGRSALGRGLLGSVSAGVVRRANCPVAVIRDEHAPAGAPVVVGIDGSPASELATAIAFEEASRRGAELKAVHAWSDIEAVELPGLDWTIFKEDADRILAERLAGWQEQFPDVTVRRVVVCDRPARQLIKQAESAQLVVVGSHGRGAVGTMLLGSVSNAVLHSTSTPVIVARPVQTPSRRLTV, from the coding sequence ATGGACGCGCTGGCTGAGCGCCGCGGCATCCTCGTCGGGGTCGACGGTTCGGAACCATCGAACGCCGCGGTGGTGTGGGCGGCACGTGAGGCCGCGATGCGCCATGTTCCCCTGACGCTGATCCACATGGTGAACGCGGCCGTCCCGATGTACCCCGAGATGCCGCTGTCGATGGGCATGGGGATATGGCGGGACGAGGACGGCCGGCGGGTGCTGCAACACGCGGTCAAGGTGGCCGAAGACATCGTCGGTTCGGCCCGGCCGGTGCTGATCTCCACTGAACTGAAATGCTCGCCGCCGGTGCCGACGCTGGTACAGCTGTCCGCGGACGCGGAAATGCTGGTGGTGGGCAGCCACGGTCGCTCGGCGCTAGGCCGGGGTCTGCTCGGCTCGGTGAGCGCGGGCGTGGTGCGACGCGCGAACTGTCCCGTGGCGGTGATCCGTGACGAGCACGCACCCGCGGGAGCTCCGGTCGTCGTGGGGATCGACGGGTCGCCGGCTTCCGAACTGGCGACAGCGATCGCATTCGAAGAAGCCTCCCGGCGCGGGGCCGAGCTCAAAGCCGTGCATGCCTGGAGCGACATCGAGGCCGTCGAACTGCCCGGCCTGGACTGGACCATCTTCAAGGAGGACGCGGACCGCATTCTGGCCGAGCGCCTCGCGGGATGGCAGGAGCAATTCCCGGATGTGACCGTGCGCCGCGTCGTGGTGTGCGACCGTCCCGCACGACAGCTGATCAAGCAGGCCGAGTCCGCCCAGCTTGTGGTGGTGGGCAGCCACGGTCGCGGCGCGGTCGGCACCATGTTGCTCGGGTCGGTCAGCAACGCGGTTCTGCATTCCACCAGCACACCGGTTATCGTCGCGCGACCGGTGCAGACCCCGTCCCGGCGACTGACAGTCTGA
- the otsB gene encoding trehalose-phosphatase: MTDWPATIDRRYHDAVILNIDGVLSAAVSGGFRASDSTGPLLRRLRDAGIGTAVYSAARGGVQLPGALIDDLVDVDVVEFADEHDPTVLTRTASRLKVRPDRCAVIEHDPAAVEDACAAGFSLVIGLDHGTEELALHGADAVIADLAEISVRNGDAVISAITDALQVYSQVRELVTARQPVAFVDFDGTLADIVGQPESAKLVPGAAEALRALSRQCPVAVISGRDLADLRAKIDVDGLWFAGSHGFELVAPDGTLHQNTDAAASVAVLVRAATHLAEELKDVPGTIVERKRFAVAVHYRNAEPQSVDRVIAAVRRLGRATGLRVTTGRKLVELRPNVSWDKGRALHWILEYLAAEGDSGSATTLPIFIGDDISDEDAFDAIRFDGVGIAVRHLEGGDRPSAASFSLESPSAVTEFLQLLADDLREESEAPHDAWELAYDYYDPVSERLRETLCTVGNGYVATRGCAPEAAASQHHYPGTYATGVYNILADQIAGRTIENESLVNLPNWLSLTLRIDGGPWFDIDQAEILSYRQVFDLRHATLSRRVRFTDGAGRITTLDQQRFASMHDPHLLCMKTTVHPENWSGTVEFESLVDATVRNTMVERYKPLSSAHLTEAVIDETAPSGVVLRTETSQSRIAIAMAARSSVWHGDTPADVQHTMIREHNRGGQRIEVAVESGRPVTLEKIVTIFTGRDAAIAEPAAAAAVCLDAAGRYAELHQAHERAWARLWEQCNVGLSDGDDALRILRLHLVHVLQTISPHTAELDAGVPARGLHGEAYRGHVFWDSLFISPVLSLRMSNVSRSLLLYRYRRLPEARRAAHRAGHLGAMFPWQSGSDGREVSQEVHLNPQSGRWLPDASARAHHVGLAVAYNTWQNYQVSGDRQFLVDYGTEMLVEIARFWVGLANFDAVLGRYTIRGIIGPDEFHSGYPGREYDGIDNNAYTNVMAVWVILRAMEALDLLPLRDRLELVAKLGLTTQERERWDHVSRRMFVPFHDGVISQFEGYSELAELDWEGYRRRYGNIQRLDRILEAENDSVNNYKASKQADALMLFYLLSSEELLGLFGRLGYHFTPAQIPKTVDYYLARTSDGSTLSAVVHSWVLARANRANALEYFQQVLRSDITDIQGGTTAEGIHLAAMAGSIDLLQRCFTGLETRDDRLVLSPQWPEGLGPIEFPFVYRGHRLHLELKGRSATLTAESGSTGPIDVECRGRIHRLLPGSTIEVG, translated from the coding sequence GTGACCGACTGGCCCGCCACCATTGACCGGCGTTACCACGATGCGGTGATCCTGAATATCGACGGGGTTCTCTCCGCGGCGGTTTCGGGTGGCTTCCGGGCCTCCGATTCCACTGGACCGCTGCTCCGCCGACTGCGTGATGCGGGCATCGGCACGGCCGTCTATTCGGCCGCCCGTGGCGGAGTGCAGCTGCCGGGTGCACTCATCGACGATCTGGTCGATGTCGACGTGGTGGAGTTCGCCGACGAGCACGACCCGACGGTGCTGACCCGGACCGCGTCGCGGCTGAAGGTCCGCCCCGACCGCTGCGCCGTCATCGAGCACGATCCGGCCGCGGTCGAGGACGCCTGTGCCGCCGGATTCAGCCTGGTGATCGGGCTCGACCACGGCACCGAGGAACTCGCGTTGCACGGGGCTGACGCCGTCATCGCCGACCTGGCCGAGATCTCGGTGCGCAACGGGGACGCGGTGATCTCGGCCATCACCGACGCCCTGCAGGTCTACAGCCAGGTCAGGGAACTCGTCACGGCCCGCCAGCCGGTGGCCTTCGTCGACTTCGACGGCACCCTGGCCGACATCGTCGGCCAGCCGGAGTCGGCGAAGCTGGTGCCCGGCGCCGCCGAAGCGTTGCGCGCACTGAGCAGGCAATGCCCGGTGGCGGTGATCAGCGGCCGCGACCTGGCCGACCTCCGCGCCAAGATCGACGTCGACGGGTTGTGGTTCGCCGGCAGCCACGGATTCGAACTGGTCGCGCCCGACGGCACGCTGCACCAGAATACCGACGCCGCGGCTTCGGTCGCCGTCTTGGTGCGTGCGGCAACACATTTGGCCGAAGAACTCAAAGACGTCCCCGGTACGATCGTGGAGCGCAAACGTTTCGCGGTGGCTGTGCACTACCGCAACGCCGAACCGCAGTCCGTCGACCGGGTGATCGCGGCGGTGCGCCGGCTGGGACGCGCGACGGGGCTCCGTGTCACGACCGGACGCAAGTTGGTCGAGCTGCGGCCGAACGTCTCCTGGGACAAGGGCAGGGCGCTGCACTGGATTCTGGAATACCTGGCCGCTGAGGGGGATTCGGGGTCAGCCACCACACTGCCGATCTTCATCGGCGATGACATCAGCGACGAGGACGCTTTCGACGCGATCCGCTTCGACGGTGTGGGAATCGCGGTTCGCCACCTGGAGGGCGGCGACCGGCCGTCAGCCGCCAGCTTCAGTCTCGAAAGCCCCTCTGCTGTAACCGAATTCCTGCAGCTACTGGCCGACGACCTGAGGGAGGAGTCGGAGGCTCCCCACGATGCGTGGGAGCTCGCCTACGACTACTACGACCCGGTGAGCGAACGGCTGCGCGAAACGCTGTGCACCGTGGGCAACGGCTACGTCGCCACCCGCGGCTGCGCTCCCGAAGCCGCCGCGTCGCAGCACCATTACCCGGGTACCTACGCCACCGGTGTATACAACATCCTCGCCGACCAGATCGCGGGCCGGACCATCGAGAACGAGAGCCTGGTCAACCTGCCCAACTGGCTGTCCCTGACATTGCGGATCGACGGTGGCCCCTGGTTCGACATCGACCAGGCCGAAATCCTTTCTTACCGACAGGTATTCGACCTACGCCATGCGACGCTGTCGCGTAGGGTGCGTTTCACCGACGGCGCCGGCAGGATCACGACGCTGGACCAGCAGCGCTTCGCGTCGATGCACGATCCGCACCTACTGTGCATGAAAACCACCGTCCACCCCGAAAACTGGTCGGGGACGGTCGAGTTCGAGTCGCTGGTGGACGCGACCGTGCGCAACACCATGGTCGAACGCTACAAGCCGCTGTCCAGCGCACACCTCACCGAAGCGGTGATCGACGAGACCGCGCCCAGTGGCGTGGTGCTGCGCACCGAGACCTCGCAGTCGCGCATCGCGATCGCAATGGCCGCCCGCAGCAGCGTGTGGCACGGTGACACCCCGGCCGACGTGCAACACACGATGATCCGCGAGCACAACCGCGGCGGTCAACGCATCGAGGTTGCGGTCGAGTCCGGCCGGCCGGTGACCCTGGAGAAGATCGTGACCATCTTCACCGGCCGGGATGCCGCGATCGCCGAACCGGCCGCCGCCGCGGCCGTATGCCTCGACGCGGCCGGGCGCTACGCCGAACTGCACCAGGCGCACGAGCGGGCGTGGGCGCGGCTGTGGGAGCAGTGCAACGTCGGCCTTTCCGACGGAGACGACGCGCTGCGGATCCTGCGGTTGCACCTGGTGCATGTGCTGCAGACGATCTCTCCGCACACCGCCGAACTCGACGCCGGCGTCCCGGCCCGGGGACTGCACGGCGAGGCCTACCGCGGACACGTGTTCTGGGACTCGCTGTTCATCTCGCCGGTACTGAGCCTGCGGATGTCGAATGTGTCCCGGTCGCTGCTGCTGTACCGGTACCGACGGCTGCCGGAAGCCCGTCGTGCGGCCCACCGCGCCGGCCATCTGGGCGCCATGTTTCCGTGGCAGTCGGGCAGCGACGGACGCGAAGTCAGCCAGGAAGTCCATCTCAATCCCCAGTCGGGTCGCTGGCTGCCCGACGCCAGCGCGCGGGCACATCACGTCGGTCTTGCCGTTGCCTACAACACCTGGCAGAACTATCAGGTCAGCGGGGACCGCCAGTTCCTGGTGGACTACGGCACCGAGATGCTGGTCGAGATCGCGCGATTCTGGGTGGGTCTGGCCAACTTCGACGCCGTCCTGGGCCGCTACACGATCCGCGGCATCATCGGGCCGGATGAGTTCCATTCCGGTTACCCCGGCCGGGAATACGACGGGATCGACAACAACGCGTACACGAACGTGATGGCGGTCTGGGTGATCTTGCGGGCGATGGAGGCGCTGGACCTGTTGCCGCTGCGCGACCGCCTCGAACTCGTCGCGAAGCTCGGCCTGACAACCCAGGAGCGGGAGCGCTGGGATCACGTGAGCCGGCGCATGTTCGTGCCGTTCCACGACGGCGTGATCAGTCAATTCGAAGGCTATTCCGAACTGGCCGAACTGGATTGGGAGGGTTACCGCCGGCGGTACGGCAACATTCAGCGACTCGACCGTATCCTGGAAGCCGAGAATGACAGCGTCAACAACTACAAGGCGTCCAAGCAGGCTGACGCGCTGATGTTGTTCTACCTGCTGTCCTCGGAAGAACTGCTCGGCCTGTTCGGCCGGCTCGGCTACCACTTCACGCCCGCGCAGATCCCCAAGACGGTCGACTACTACCTGGCCCGCACCTCCGATGGGTCGACGTTGAGCGCGGTCGTGCACTCCTGGGTGCTGGCGCGTGCGAACCGGGCCAATGCTCTGGAGTATTTCCAGCAGGTGCTCCGGTCCGACATCACCGACATCCAGGGCGGCACCACCGCGGAAGGGATCCACCTGGCGGCCATGGCGGGCAGCATCGATCTGCTGCAGCGGTGCTTCACCGGACTGGAAACGCGCGACGACCGACTGGTCCTCAGCCCGCAGTGGCCGGAAGGGCTGGGGCCCATCGAGTTTCCGTTCGTGTACCGGGGCCACCGGCTGCATCTCGAACTCAAGGGGCGCAGCGCGACACTGACCGCGGAGTCCGGAAGCACCGGACCCATCGACGTCGAGTGCCGTGGCCGGATCCATCGGTTGCTGCCGGGCAGCACGATCGAAGTCGGATAA
- a CDS encoding universal stress protein, whose protein sequence is MNQLDAKSVVVGVNGSQAAVNAAKWAIDEALSRQMPLRLVYVITGKDTGSTQASDWELERAEMVLSQAESAVLSAAQAEGKPVEIETAIRSGDPARALINTSQDAALVCVGTSRRGWAADGLLGPTAAALVTHAHCPVAVIRTNPDGSPTQVGVIAVVLNDDPDNDEVVRLAMEEGRRRHAIVRQIDRRLDSWVRRYPDVPVQIVASGTGARADENHSRAIDLAIVGESEAAELPGLATPNCHPILGYPDCSVLLVRH, encoded by the coding sequence ATGAACCAGCTGGACGCAAAGTCGGTGGTGGTGGGTGTCAACGGTTCGCAGGCCGCGGTCAACGCGGCGAAGTGGGCGATTGACGAGGCGTTGAGCCGCCAGATGCCACTTCGGCTGGTCTACGTCATCACCGGCAAGGACACGGGGTCGACCCAGGCTTCGGACTGGGAACTCGAACGCGCCGAAATGGTGCTGTCGCAGGCGGAAAGCGCGGTGCTCAGCGCGGCGCAGGCCGAGGGAAAGCCAGTCGAGATCGAGACCGCGATCCGCTCCGGGGACCCGGCGCGGGCGCTGATCAACACCTCTCAGGACGCGGCCCTGGTGTGTGTGGGTACCTCCCGGCGCGGGTGGGCCGCTGATGGGCTGCTGGGTCCCACGGCCGCCGCGCTGGTGACGCACGCGCACTGCCCGGTCGCGGTGATCCGCACCAATCCCGACGGCTCACCCACCCAGGTGGGGGTGATCGCCGTCGTCCTCAATGACGATCCCGACAACGACGAGGTGGTCCGGCTGGCAATGGAGGAAGGTCGGCGCCGGCACGCGATCGTGCGGCAGATCGACCGCCGCCTGGACAGCTGGGTCCGCCGCTACCCCGACGTGCCGGTCCAGATCGTGGCGTCCGGAACCGGTGCCAGGGCAGACGAGAACCACAGTCGCGCAATCGATCTCGCTATCGTCGGAGAGTCCGAGGCGGCGGAGTTGCCGGGACTGGCGACCCCGAACTGCCATCCGATCCTGGGTTATCCGGACTGCTCGGTGCTGCTGGTCCGGCACTGA
- a CDS encoding 1-phosphofructokinase family hexose kinase: MHAGFAPGLPRIVTLTMNPALDITTSVEVVQPTSKLRCSATRYDPGGGGVNVARIAHVLGGSAFAVLPSGGSHGGLLTRLLSDAGVPFGEIPIAGATRESFTVNETSTGRQFRFVLPGPVLTAAEQDRCLQELRMAARSADFVVASGSLPPGVPADFYQRVADVARDVGARLILDTSGGGLHGVSSGVYLLKASVRELRECVGRELVTEAEQIAAARELVDSGRAEVVVVSLGSAGALLATEHTCQRFAAVPMEGGSGVGAGDAMVAAIAVGLTRGWPLAKSVRLGIAAGAAMLLTPGTAVCERSDVERLFELTGEPVEVGDSA, from the coding sequence ATGCACGCCGGTTTCGCACCGGGGCTACCGCGGATCGTCACGCTGACGATGAATCCCGCCCTCGACATCACCACCAGCGTGGAAGTGGTGCAGCCCACCAGCAAGTTGCGTTGCAGTGCAACGCGATACGACCCGGGTGGGGGTGGTGTGAACGTGGCGCGGATAGCCCACGTGCTCGGGGGGTCGGCGTTCGCGGTGTTGCCGTCGGGCGGGTCGCACGGCGGTCTGCTGACCAGGCTGCTCAGCGACGCGGGGGTGCCGTTCGGTGAGATCCCGATCGCCGGCGCCACCCGGGAGAGCTTCACCGTCAACGAGACCAGTACCGGACGGCAGTTTCGGTTCGTTCTGCCCGGCCCCGTGCTCACCGCGGCCGAACAGGACAGATGCCTGCAGGAGCTGCGGATGGCCGCGCGGTCCGCTGACTTCGTGGTGGCCAGCGGCAGCCTGCCGCCCGGTGTTCCCGCCGACTTCTATCAGCGGGTGGCCGACGTAGCTCGCGACGTGGGTGCCCGCCTCATTCTGGACACTTCTGGTGGCGGACTGCACGGCGTGTCGTCGGGGGTCTACCTCCTGAAGGCCAGCGTGCGGGAGCTGCGCGAATGTGTGGGACGCGAATTAGTCACTGAGGCAGAACAAATCGCCGCCGCGCGCGAACTCGTGGACAGCGGTCGCGCCGAGGTCGTGGTGGTGTCGTTGGGTTCGGCGGGCGCGCTGTTGGCCACTGAGCACACCTGCCAGCGCTTCGCGGCGGTGCCCATGGAGGGCGGCAGCGGTGTGGGTGCCGGCGACGCGATGGTGGCCGCCATCGCGGTCGGACTGACCCGTGGATGGCCGCTGGCCAAGTCGGTGCGGCTGGGAATCGCCGCGGGCGCGGCGATGCTGCTGACGCCCGGCACCGCGGTATGCGAACGCTCGGACGTGGAACGGCTTTTCGAGTTGACCGGCGAGCCGGTGGAGGTGGGCGACAGCGCGTAG
- a CDS encoding erythromycin esterase family protein, whose translation MTSAAEAGRPAPRRVFRDRREAGQVLANLLGAYRDNPNVIVLGLARGGLPVAWEVAAALRAPLDAFIVRKLGAPGHEEFAVGALASGGRVVVNDDVLRGLRITSAQLRDIVEREGRELIRREAAYRGGRPPVQVAGRTVILVDDGLATGASMFAAVQALRDAEPAHIVIAVPAAPESTCREFEGLVDEVVCASMPTPFLAVGESFWDFRQVSDEEVRDLLAKPTTGLTLIKPAAPTAAEMIAEVAVDAPRGIPPRDILEQIIGDARVVLIGESSHGTHDFYEARSEITKWLIEEKGFCAVAAEADWPDAYRVNRYARGLGKDTTAEQALSGFERFPGWMWRNTVCRDFADWLREHNRSAQRQAGFYGLDLYSLHRSMHEVIKYLDTVDSAAAARARVRYACFDHPAGDDGQAYGYQAAFGAGPKCEHQAIEQLVELQRNSLDYLRADGLLAEDELFYAQQNAQTVRDAEVYYRSMFSGRVSSWNLRDKHMAQTLEALLKHLDRHGNNPPARIVVWAHNSHVGDATATEAWADGQLTLGQLVRQRYHGDARLIGLSTYTGTVTAASEWGGIAERKVVRPALPGSVEDLFHQSGKDAFLVSARIDEKAAEPMSAVRLGRAIGVIYQPATERQSHYFHVRPADQFDAMIHIDTTRALEPLETTSVWIAGETPETYPSGL comes from the coding sequence ATGACCAGTGCAGCCGAGGCCGGCCGTCCCGCACCGCGGCGAGTGTTCCGCGACCGCCGTGAAGCCGGCCAGGTACTGGCGAACCTGCTGGGCGCCTACCGGGACAACCCGAACGTGATCGTGCTGGGCCTGGCCCGCGGTGGATTGCCCGTCGCCTGGGAGGTGGCGGCGGCGCTGCGCGCCCCGCTGGACGCTTTCATCGTGCGCAAGCTCGGCGCTCCGGGCCACGAAGAATTCGCCGTCGGCGCACTGGCCAGCGGTGGCCGGGTGGTGGTCAACGACGATGTGCTGCGCGGGTTGCGGATCACATCCGCGCAACTGCGCGACATCGTCGAGCGGGAGGGCCGCGAACTGATCCGGCGCGAGGCCGCCTACCGCGGCGGACGCCCACCGGTGCAGGTGGCCGGCCGGACGGTGATTCTCGTCGACGATGGATTGGCCACCGGCGCAAGCATGTTCGCTGCCGTGCAGGCTCTGCGCGACGCCGAGCCGGCGCACATCGTGATCGCCGTGCCCGCCGCCCCGGAATCAACCTGCCGCGAATTCGAGGGCCTGGTCGACGAAGTGGTCTGCGCATCGATGCCGACACCGTTTCTCGCGGTGGGGGAGTCGTTCTGGGACTTCCGTCAGGTCAGCGACGAAGAGGTGCGTGACCTGCTGGCCAAGCCCACCACGGGTCTTACGCTGATCAAGCCCGCGGCACCGACGGCAGCCGAGATGATTGCCGAGGTGGCCGTCGATGCGCCACGGGGCATTCCGCCGCGCGACATCCTCGAACAGATCATCGGGGACGCGCGAGTAGTCCTGATCGGCGAGAGCTCGCACGGCACCCACGACTTCTACGAGGCGCGCTCGGAAATCACCAAGTGGCTGATCGAGGAGAAGGGCTTCTGCGCCGTTGCGGCGGAGGCGGATTGGCCCGACGCCTACCGGGTTAACCGCTATGCGCGCGGCCTGGGCAAGGACACGACGGCCGAGCAGGCGCTGAGCGGTTTCGAGCGCTTCCCGGGGTGGATGTGGCGTAACACCGTCTGCCGCGACTTCGCCGACTGGCTGCGGGAGCACAACAGGAGCGCGCAGCGCCAAGCCGGGTTCTACGGGCTCGACCTCTACAGCCTGCACCGGTCGATGCACGAGGTGATCAAATACCTCGACACCGTGGATTCCGCCGCGGCGGCCCGGGCCCGGGTCCGCTACGCATGCTTCGACCACCCCGCCGGCGACGACGGACAGGCATACGGTTACCAGGCCGCGTTCGGCGCCGGGCCCAAGTGTGAGCACCAGGCGATCGAGCAATTGGTCGAGTTGCAGCGCAACTCCCTCGACTACCTGCGCGCCGACGGCCTGCTCGCCGAGGACGAATTGTTCTACGCCCAGCAGAACGCGCAGACGGTCCGCGACGCCGAGGTCTACTACCGCTCGATGTTCAGCGGCCGGGTCTCCTCGTGGAATCTGCGGGACAAGCACATGGCGCAGACCCTGGAAGCACTGCTGAAGCACCTGGACCGGCACGGCAACAACCCGCCGGCACGAATCGTGGTGTGGGCACACAATTCCCACGTCGGCGACGCCACCGCGACCGAGGCGTGGGCCGACGGCCAGCTCACGCTCGGGCAACTCGTCCGGCAGCGGTACCACGGCGACGCGCGCCTGATCGGACTGAGCACCTACACCGGCACGGTCACTGCGGCCAGCGAGTGGGGTGGCATCGCCGAACGCAAAGTGGTTCGGCCCGCGCTTCCCGGCAGCGTGGAAGACCTGTTCCACCAGAGCGGCAAGGACGCCTTCCTGGTGTCCGCGCGGATCGACGAAAAGGCCGCCGAGCCGATGTCGGCCGTACGGTTGGGCCGCGCGATCGGGGTGATCTATCAGCCCGCAACCGAGCGGCAGAGCCACTACTTCCACGTCCGGCCCGCCGATCAATTCGATGCGATGATTCACATCGACACGACCCGTGCGCTGGAGCCGCTCGAGACGACGAGCGTGTGGATCGCCGGCGAGACGCCGGAGACGTATCCCAGCGGTCTTTAG
- a CDS encoding Acg family FMN-binding oxidoreductase, whose amino-acid sequence MTRTLVETAVITNAVELACHAPSLHNTQPWRWVVRGASVDLFIDRTRIVTSTDGSGREAVLSCGAALDHLRVAMAAVGWDTHIERFPNPNNLDHLASADFTPMAYVGRARRDRAEAITVRRTDRRPFRAPNDWPSLQPLLRNCVDLDRVGLDVLSDDARPRLAEATRLSEALRRYDDSYQYELSWWTAPSREHDGIPQAALVSGAEARGVGVNREFPTGADGEHTSRHDQAKIVLLSTPENARADALNCGEALSAVLLECTVAGLATCPITHATELEPGRAILRDLTDGRAAVPQVLIRVGISPSGPIPEATPRRPLDEVLEVLG is encoded by the coding sequence ATGACCCGAACGCTGGTCGAAACTGCGGTGATCACGAACGCAGTGGAGTTGGCGTGCCACGCTCCTTCGCTACACAACACGCAGCCGTGGCGGTGGGTGGTCAGGGGCGCCAGCGTCGACCTGTTCATCGACCGGACCCGCATCGTGACCTCAACCGACGGCTCGGGCCGGGAGGCCGTCCTGAGCTGTGGCGCCGCCCTCGACCATCTCCGGGTCGCGATGGCCGCCGTCGGCTGGGACACCCACATCGAACGATTTCCCAACCCGAACAATCTCGACCACCTGGCCTCGGCCGACTTCACGCCGATGGCCTATGTCGGTCGGGCCCGGCGCGACCGAGCCGAGGCGATCACGGTCCGTCGCACCGACCGGCGCCCGTTCCGCGCTCCCAACGATTGGCCGTCGCTGCAACCGCTGCTGCGTAACTGTGTGGACCTGGACCGGGTGGGGCTCGACGTGTTGAGCGACGACGCGCGGCCGCGGCTGGCGGAGGCCACCCGGCTCAGCGAGGCGCTGCGGCGCTACGACGACAGCTACCAGTATGAATTGAGTTGGTGGACAGCACCTTCCAGGGAGCATGACGGTATACCGCAGGCGGCTCTGGTATCCGGGGCCGAAGCCCGGGGTGTCGGCGTCAACCGGGAGTTCCCCACCGGCGCCGACGGCGAGCACACCAGCAGACACGACCAGGCGAAGATCGTGTTGCTGTCGACGCCGGAGAACGCCCGAGCCGATGCGCTCAACTGCGGGGAAGCGCTCTCGGCCGTTCTCCTGGAATGCACCGTGGCCGGCCTGGCGACGTGCCCGATCACGCACGCCACCGAACTGGAGCCCGGTCGTGCCATCCTTCGCGACCTCACCGACGGGCGCGCGGCCGTTCCGCAGGTTCTGATCCGGGTCGGTATCTCCCCGTCCGGTCCGATCCCGGAGGCGACCCCGCGGCGTCCGCTGGATGAGGTGCTCGAGGTGCTCGGCTGA